DNA from Prosthecochloris marina:
ACATGACGAGCGATATCTCTTTCTTTATCGTTTTTCATAAACGAGAGATTTGGTCCCGTAATACCACCTGGTATCGAAAACTTCCCGCTTGATCAGAAGCGACCCGACCGAGTTGTGCTATAATACCGCCACAAGACTCTTATGCACCTCTGCGATCATTCATTACATTGCTTTTTCTTTTAATGTATCAACAAACCGTACAACTTTTCACTATGGAATGGTTATCACAACCGGAAGCATGGATAGCTCTGGTAACGCTCACCGCACTGGAAATCGTGCTCGGCATTGACAATATTATCTTCATTTCCATCATCGCCGGACGCCTGCCGGAATCGCAAAGAAGCAAAGGCAGGATCCTGGGCCTCGGACTTGCAATGATCGCCCGTATTGCCCTGTTACTTTCCATCACATGGGTCATGAGTCTGACAACGGGCTTGCTCACCGTTCTGCAGCATGAAATCTCAGGACGTGACCTGATACTTCTCGGCGGAGGACTTTTTCTGTTAGCCAAGAGCACTCATGAAATCCACCACAGCCTCGAAGGCAGCGGCCATACAAAACAACAGTCCGTCACAACAAGTCTTACCTCGGCACTTGTGCAAATCACACTCATCGATATTGTTTTTTCTCTCGACTCGGTCATTACCGCCGTCGGCCTGGCTGAGGAAGTTGCCGTGATGATCACCGCCATCGTCATCTCAATTATCATCATGATGCTTGCAGCAAAATCCATCAATGATTTTGTCGATCGCCATCCTACGATCAAAATGCTTGCATTGAGTTTTCTGATCCTTGTCGGGGTAACACTGGTTGCGGAAGGAGCCGGGGTTGAATTCCCCAAAGGGTATATCTATTTTGCAATGGCTTTCTCTGTCAGTGTAGAAATGCTCAACCTTCGTCTGCGGAAAAAACAGGCCGAACCTGTTCATCTGCATAGATCCGCAACTCTTGAATCTGCAGAAGAGTAGAAGAAAATCCTTCGCATCGACCGAGGAACCGACAATACAGCCAAGATGTTTTTTATTCCATAAGCAAGAGTTCCAACAAGAGAACCAAGGAGAGCAGATCATGCCAATACCCTCACCGCTCAGCCCTGAGAAACTCTACAGGCAATGTGATCCGAGCAGCTTTTCTTTTGCAAGCACTCAAGACCTCGATGGAAAAATCAAAATATCCGGTCAGGAACGAGCTCGAGAGGCAATCCGTTTCGGTGTCGGCATGAAGCATAACGGCTTCAACATTTTCGCGCTTGGTCCAACAGGTACAGGCAAACAAACTACCCTAGAACAGTATCTCAGAGATACGGCTTCCCGTAAAACGGTTCCCGATGACTGGTGTTATGTCTATGATTTTGATAATATGCGCCAACCGCTCGCTATCAGCATGCCTGCCGGCAAAGCCTGCACTTTCCGCCGCGACATGGAAAACCTCATTGAAGGATTGCTGACGGTTATTCCCGGCGCTTTCAGCAGCGAAGAGTATCAGGAACAGGAAAAAAATATCAAGGAACAGCTCAATGAACGCCAGGCATCGGAAATCGAAACTCTTGAAAAAAAAGCTGCCGAAAAAAATATCGCCCTCATCAGGACGCCTTCCGGGTTTGCCTTTGCACCCGTTAAAAAAGGAGAGGTCCTGAATGCAGAAGAATTCATGCGCCTGAAAGACGAAGAAAAAGAAATTATCGAAAAGGAGATCGGTTTACTCAAGGAGTCCATGCAATCCATCATGCTGCTAGTTCCAAAATGGCAGCGGGAAACTCAGGAAAAAATCAAGGATCTCAATCAGCAGATAACCTCATTTGCCGTCAAACCCCTTTTTGCGGAACTGAAAGCAAAATATGAAGACCACAAGGCAATCAAGAAATATTTCGATGCTGTAGAGAAAGATGTCATCGAAAACTTCAGTCAGTTTCTCGAAAAAGAATCTCCTGTCCCCCAAATGCTCCTTCCACCCGGTCAGGGAAAAAACACCGGGAGCAAAAGTTTCAACCAATACAGGGTCAATGTCGTTGTCAACAACAAGAGGACCAAAGGAGCTCCAGTGATCTATGAAGACAAGCCCTCTATCCAGAATCTTGTGGGAGATATAGAGCATCTGGCTCAGATGGGAACCCTTGTCACCGACTTTACCTTGATCAAACCCGGTGCTCTTCACCGGGCAAATGGAGGTTATCTGATATTGGATGCGAGACGCCTTTTGCTCGAACCACTTGCATACGAAGCGCTTAAAAAAGCAATCCGGACCCGCCAGATCCGTATCGAGTCTCTTGCCCAGCTCTATGGAATGGCGAGCACGGTTTCACTCGATCCTCAGCCGATTCCACTTCAAACGAAGATAATTCTTCTTGGAGAACGATGGCTCTACTATCTCCTCAGCGCAAGAGATCCTGATTTCAACGAACTCTTCAAAGTCGCCGCCGATTTTGATGACGAAATGGAAAGAAACCAGGACAACCATCTCTCATACGCCGGGTTCATCAGTTCAATTGTCAATCGCGAAAAGCTGAAACATCTCGACAGGCATGCCGTTGCCCGGATGATCGAGTACGGCTCGAGACTTTCCGGTGACTCCGACAAGCTTTCCACGCACATCCAGAGCATCACCGACCTTGTCAATGAATCGGATTATTACGCGACGGAAAACAATCATGACCTCATCACCCGAGACGATGTCCAACAGGCAATCGATGCCAGAAGATACCGGGCGGGACGCATTCCAGGAAAAATACAGGATGCGATTCTCCAGAATACCATCCTCATCGACACTGAATCGGA
Protein-coding regions in this window:
- a CDS encoding TerC family protein: MEWLSQPEAWIALVTLTALEIVLGIDNIIFISIIAGRLPESQRSKGRILGLGLAMIARIALLLSITWVMSLTTGLLTVLQHEISGRDLILLGGGLFLLAKSTHEIHHSLEGSGHTKQQSVTTSLTSALVQITLIDIVFSLDSVITAVGLAEEVAVMITAIVISIIIMMLAAKSINDFVDRHPTIKMLALSFLILVGVTLVAEGAGVEFPKGYIYFAMAFSVSVEMLNLRLRKKQAEPVHLHRSATLESAEE
- a CDS encoding Lon protease family protein — its product is MPIPSPLSPEKLYRQCDPSSFSFASTQDLDGKIKISGQERAREAIRFGVGMKHNGFNIFALGPTGTGKQTTLEQYLRDTASRKTVPDDWCYVYDFDNMRQPLAISMPAGKACTFRRDMENLIEGLLTVIPGAFSSEEYQEQEKNIKEQLNERQASEIETLEKKAAEKNIALIRTPSGFAFAPVKKGEVLNAEEFMRLKDEEKEIIEKEIGLLKESMQSIMLLVPKWQRETQEKIKDLNQQITSFAVKPLFAELKAKYEDHKAIKKYFDAVEKDVIENFSQFLEKESPVPQMLLPPGQGKNTGSKSFNQYRVNVVVNNKRTKGAPVIYEDKPSIQNLVGDIEHLAQMGTLVTDFTLIKPGALHRANGGYLILDARRLLLEPLAYEALKKAIRTRQIRIESLAQLYGMASTVSLDPQPIPLQTKIILLGERWLYYLLSARDPDFNELFKVAADFDDEMERNQDNHLSYAGFISSIVNREKLKHLDRHAVARMIEYGSRLSGDSDKLSTHIQSITDLVNESDYYATENNHDLITRDDVQQAIDARRYRAGRIPGKIQDAILQNTILIDTESEKVGQINGLSVYMLGNQSFGKPSRITTRIKMGKGEVIDIEREVEMGGPIHSKGVMILSGFLGGRFGGEQPLSLSATLVFEQSYGGIEGDSASSAELYALLSAISGKPIKQCFAVTGSVNQYGEIQAIGGVNEKIEGFFDLCLERGLSGNQGVLIPASNVRNLMLRDDVVDAVKQRNFVIYPVTHIDEGIEILTGIPAGKQLEDGNYPKETINGLAVERLTSMAEKQKKYTEGTNNKNPNES